CCGTGGTGCAGGCAGGGTCGCCCAAGGCCTATGCCATAGTGGCCGGGACTTTGGCGGGGTTGCTGGCGTCTTATGTGCGGCGGCGGCTGGAGGGAAAAGCGTTATGAGCACAGCGCATTGGGTGTTGATTGTCATGCTCGCGGTGGCGGCGTTTGCAATTCGGCTGGCCGGGCTGTTTGCCGGCACGCGGATCAAGGCGTCGCGCCACGCATGGGTGCTTGAGGATGTGCCGGGGCTGATTGTGGTGAGCCTTGTCGCGGCGTCATTGGCCGGGCAGCCGGTTGAGATGTGGCTGGCGGCGGCCGTGGCATTGGCCGTTGCGGTGGTGAGCAATCATGTGATCGCAACGATGTGCGTCGGGGTGGCCGCCTTTGCGGCGCTTGCTGCTTTGATTGGCTAGGGCGGGGTGGGCAGCGTGGGCGGCGGAATGGTGCGGAATGGCATATGGCGGGGTCTAGTGCTTGAAAGCGCGGGATGCGCGCACTAACAGGGGGCATGACATTTGCTTTGCCCAGCCCCGCCTCGCCCCTCAAGATCGGCACCAGAGGATCGCCGCTTGCCCTTGCGCAGGCCCATGAGACGCGGGCGCGATTGGGCGCGGCGTTCGAGTTGCCGCCCGAGGCGTTCGAGATCGTGATCATCCGCACCAGCGGCGATGATGCGGCGTTGATTGCCAAGGATCGTCCGTTGAAGGAGATCGGCGGTAAGGGGTTGTTCACCAAGGAGATCGAGGAGCAGCTTGTCGCCGGTGGGATCGACATTGCGGTGCATTCGATGAAGGACATGCCGGTGGAGCAGCCGGACGGTTTGGTTTTGCAATGCTACCTGCCGCGTGAAGACGTGCGCGATGCGTTCATTTCGCCGGATTTCGACGGGTTGAGCGCGCTGCCGAAAGGGGCGGTTGTCGGCACGTCGAGCCTGCGGCGGCGGGCGCAGTTGAAGGTGGTGCGACCGGACCTTGAAGTGGTGGAATTTCGCGGCAATGTTCAGACCCGTTTGAAGAAGCTGGGGGCTGGCGTGGCGCAAGCGACGTTTCTGGCGATGGCGGGGTTGAACCGGCTGGGGCGGGAAGATGTGCCCGCGACGCCGATCGAGGTGGAGGACATGTTGCCCGCCGTGGCGCAAGGCGCGATCGGGATCGAGCGGCGTGGCAGTGACCATCGGGTCGGGGCGATGCTGGAAGCGATCCATGACCGGCAGACCGGTGAGCGGCTGGCGGCGGAACGCGCGTTTCTGGCGGCGCTGGACGGGTCGTGCGAGACGCCGATTGCCGGGCTGGCCGAGCTGAGCGGCGGCACGCTGCGGCTTCGCGGGGAGATATTGCGACCGGACGGCAGCGAGCGGCTGGCCGATGCCAGCGAGGGCGCGATCGAGGATGGTGCGGAGATCGGCCGGGAAATGGCCGAGCGTTTGTTGAAGCTGGCGGGGCCGGGCTTTTTCGACTGGCGCGGGTGAGCGGGGGTGATCACGCGGACCCATACCAAGGGCGATGCGCCCTCGACCGCCGTTTATTCGGAGTGCGAGGCTTATCGCTATGCTCTGACGCGGGTGTGGGACGAGGCCGGGCGCAAGGTGTTGTTTATCATGCTGAACCCGTCGACCGCGACCGAGGTGCAGAACGACCCCACGGTTGAACGGTGCGAGCGGCGGGCGCGGGCCTTGGGGTTTGGCGGGTTTCGCGTGACCAATATTTTCGCATGGCGCGACACCGACCCGCGCAAGATGCGCGCGGCCGCTGATCCGGTGGGACCATTGAATGACGCGACCATCACCGAGGGCTGTGGCTGGGCCGATCAGATCATCGCCGCCTGGGGCACGCATGGCGCGCATTTACAGCGCGGGCCAGCGGTTGAGGCATTATTGCGCGACAGTGGCCGAGAGATTTACCATCTTGGGTTAACCAAGGATGGTCATCCGAAACATCCGCTTTATATTGCCTATACGCAGCAACCGGAGCGGTGGTTTTGAGCGAGACAGGTGACAGGCAGCCCGACCGGTTGGCCGATCAGACACAGGCGATCCAGCAATTGACCCAAGAGGTTGAGCGGCTGAACTCGCATCGGTTTATCACCCTGCATAATTCGCGCTGGCGGATCCTTTTGTATTCGCTGGGGCGGGGGTTGGCGTTTGGCCTCGGCTCGGTCCTTGGGGCGACGATATTGGTGTCGATCGTCGGCTGGTGGGCGTCGCAATTTGAGTTCCTGCCGATCATCGGGGAATGGGCCGCGCGGCTGGTCGAGGAAATCGAACGGGCCGAGTGATGCGCGGGGGCGCGTCGGGTTTGAGCCGGGTTTGAGCGAGCGGGCCCTGACGGCCTCGGGCTCTAACGCGGCGTTAACCAGTTTACCCTTATAAATTTGACCGAACACGCGCCCGGAGCGAGAATGGCGCAGGCGTGTCTTGGGAACGAATGCAATGCTTTTTCTGGCTGGTTTGATGGGTATGGCCCTTGTTGGTGCCACGGTTTTCGTGGGCGTTGACGGATCTCTCTCGGGTGAGCGGGAGGGGGATGCGGACGGTGATGCAGAGCTGGACAACCCGCAAGAGGCCGAACATTTCATTGATTTTGGCGAGTTGATCACCGGCGGTGATGGGGATGCGTCCTTGGTCGGTGGCGGGGGTGATGACCTGATCAGCGGGGGGGCCGGGAACGACAGTGTCGACGGCGCGGCGGGCGACGATCATCTGCGTGGCGCGGCGGGGGATGACCAGCTTTTTGGCGGTGCGGGTGAAGACACGCTGCATGGCGAGTTGGGCAACGACACGCTGTTCGGCGGCGCGGAGGATGACGTGCTGTTTGGCCATGTCGGCGATGACGAGATGGATGGCGGCGCGGGGGATGACACGCTGGAAGCGGGTGACGGTGACGACCTGCTCGATGGTGGCGCGGGCGGTGATGCACTGCACGGCTTTCTGGGCGAAGATACGCTGGATGGTGGGGCCGGGGCGGATACGCTTTTTGGTGGTGAGGGCGATGACGTTCTGATCGGGATTGGCGACGGGGCCGGTGATATGTTGAACGGTGGCGCGGGCGATGATGTGATCGCGGCGGGTGGCGGCGACATGGTGACGGCGGGTGAAGGCGCGGACACGATCATGGTGAGCGACTGGGCGCTAGACGAGGTCGCGACGCTGACCGATTTTGAGATCGGAGAAGATTCGCTTGTGGTGTTTTATGACGACAGCGAAGGCGGGGCGGATTATGCGCTGAGCCTTGAGGCGGATCGCGAGGATGAGACGCTGACCCATGTGCTGTTGAATGACGAGATCGTTTTGTCGGTGGTGGATGGCGGGGCGATGAGCCTTGCTGATATCGCGCTTGTTCCGCAATCGGCGGCAGGATTGTTGGACGGGGTGGTTTAGGCCGGCGTATTTACGCGGGCTGCGGGCGGGGCAATTATGAGATTTTGCTTTCCATTGCGTGGGAATCCTTCTATACGCGCGCATCGTCCGGGAAAAACCTGGACGCTCTCCCATAGACCCTGCTGGACGACATCCCGGCTTGTGCCCTTCACCCTTTGAGATAAAGGAGATCCCGATGTCGATCACGCTTGAAGAAAAAGCAAAAGTTATGAAGGAATTTGGCACCAAAGAGGGCGACACAGGTTCGCCCGAAGTACAGGTTGCCATCCTGAGCTCGCGTATTGCAACGCTGACCGAGCACTTTAAGACACACAAGAAAGACAACCACGGCCGCCGTGGCCTGCTGAAGATGGTTGCCCAGCGTCGTAAGCTGTTGGATTACCTGAAAGGCAAGGATGAGGCGCGTTACGCGGACCTTATCAAACGTCTCGGCCTGCGCCGGTAAAACTCGGTTCCCGATGGAACAGAAGATCGCCCGCTTGATCCAAGCGGGCGATTTTGTTTTTTTAGAGCGGCGGCCCGACGGGTGGCCGCAAAGGCGTTTCGAAAAGACCTGATGCAAGGTTAAAGTCGAAATGCGCGACACCCATCAGTGGTATGGGCGCTTCGACAAGGCTTGGACTCCAAGCGCGTTTCGAAACGATTTAGGAAAGAAGGCCGCACGTGAAACAAGCCCTGAGTGATGCGCTGCAAGAGCGCGGATATGAAAGTCTGACCCCGGTACAGCAAGCGGTTCTGGATCCGGATCTGGAGGGGCGCGACCTGTTGGTGTCGGCGCAGACCGGATCGGGCAAAACCGTGGGGTTTGGCATCGCGATTGCACCAACCCTGTTGGGCGAGGCGGAGCGGTTTGACGCGGCGGGCGCGCCATTGGCGTTGGTGATCGCACCGACGCGGGAATTGGCGTTGCAGGTCAAACGCGAGCTGAGCTGGCTCTATGCGAAGGCGGGCGTTGTGGCGGCGTCTTGTGTTGGCGGGATGGACATGCGCGACGAGCGCCGCGCCTTGGCGCGGGGCGCGCATGTGGTGGTGGCGACGCCGGGGCGTTTGCGCGACCACATCATGCGCGGGTCGCTGGACATGACCGGGCTTAGGGCCGTGGTGTTGGATGAAGCGGACGAAATGCTGGACCTCGGGTTTCGCGAGGATCTGGAGTTTATCCTTGGCGAGTCTCCAGAGGGGCGGCAGACGCTGTTGTTTTCGGCCACGGTTCCGGCGTCGATCAACGGGTTGGCCAAGCGGTATCAGCGCGACGCGGTGCGGGTTGTCACCAAGTCGGAAGAGGGGCAGCACGCCGATATTGATTACCGCGCGATGATGGTCGCGGACCGCGACACAGAGAACGCGGTGATCAACTGTTTGCGGTTCTTTGATGCGCCCAAT
This genomic window from Rhodobacteraceae bacterium D3-12 contains:
- a CDS encoding AzlD domain-containing protein; translated protein: MSTAHWVLIVMLAVAAFAIRLAGLFAGTRIKASRHAWVLEDVPGLIVVSLVAASLAGQPVEMWLAAAVALAVAVVSNHVIATMCVGVAAFAALAALIG
- the hemC gene encoding hydroxymethylbilane synthase; amino-acid sequence: MTFALPSPASPLKIGTRGSPLALAQAHETRARLGAAFELPPEAFEIVIIRTSGDDAALIAKDRPLKEIGGKGLFTKEIEEQLVAGGIDIAVHSMKDMPVEQPDGLVLQCYLPREDVRDAFISPDFDGLSALPKGAVVGTSSLRRRAQLKVVRPDLEVVEFRGNVQTRLKKLGAGVAQATFLAMAGLNRLGREDVPATPIEVEDMLPAVAQGAIGIERRGSDHRVGAMLEAIHDRQTGERLAAERAFLAALDGSCETPIAGLAELSGGTLRLRGEILRPDGSERLADASEGAIEDGAEIGREMAERLLKLAGPGFFDWRG
- a CDS encoding DUF1643 domain-containing protein, producing the protein MITRTHTKGDAPSTAVYSECEAYRYALTRVWDEAGRKVLFIMLNPSTATEVQNDPTVERCERRARALGFGGFRVTNIFAWRDTDPRKMRAAADPVGPLNDATITEGCGWADQIIAAWGTHGAHLQRGPAVEALLRDSGREIYHLGLTKDGHPKHPLYIAYTQQPERWF
- a CDS encoding DUF5665 domain-containing protein; translated protein: MSETGDRQPDRLADQTQAIQQLTQEVERLNSHRFITLHNSRWRILLYSLGRGLAFGLGSVLGATILVSIVGWWASQFEFLPIIGEWAARLVEEIERAE
- a CDS encoding calcium-binding protein, with product MLFLAGLMGMALVGATVFVGVDGSLSGEREGDADGDAELDNPQEAEHFIDFGELITGGDGDASLVGGGGDDLISGGAGNDSVDGAAGDDHLRGAAGDDQLFGGAGEDTLHGELGNDTLFGGAEDDVLFGHVGDDEMDGGAGDDTLEAGDGDDLLDGGAGGDALHGFLGEDTLDGGAGADTLFGGEGDDVLIGIGDGAGDMLNGGAGDDVIAAGGGDMVTAGEGADTIMVSDWALDEVATLTDFEIGEDSLVVFYDDSEGGADYALSLEADREDETLTHVLLNDEIVLSVVDGGAMSLADIALVPQSAAGLLDGVV
- the rpsO gene encoding 30S ribosomal protein S15, with the translated sequence MSITLEEKAKVMKEFGTKEGDTGSPEVQVAILSSRIATLTEHFKTHKKDNHGRRGLLKMVAQRRKLLDYLKGKDEARYADLIKRLGLRR